One Erpetoichthys calabaricus chromosome 9, fErpCal1.3, whole genome shotgun sequence genomic region harbors:
- the LOC114656899 gene encoding complement C1q subcomponent subunit C-like, with translation MVTHMERMTTKRTLWSPAFWTMVILSTALGQVQSDTCSAKDGSDGHPGIDGRDGLKGHKGQKGEPALPTSGTAQYGQKGDPGQRGPEGMPGPKGFNGRLGEPGPPGPSGPNGDKGSQGGFASPHVSAFSVTRTLPDVPKPGSPIIFNNAITNSGGHFDTKTGVFTCKIPGIYYFVYHAQSDGNLCMSLKSKSSTNHVQEVEFCDYNTRNLAQINSGGTVFNLKKNDQVWLEAVNNAPRLATLPDSSSIFNGFLLFPITV, from the exons ATGGTCACTCACATGGAAAG GATGACAACGAAGAGAACCTTGTGGTCACCAGCATTTTGGACGATGGTCATCCTGAGCACAGCTCTGGGCCAAGTCCAAAGTGACACCTGCAGTGCAAAAGATGGAAGTGATGGGCATCCTGGAATTGATGGAAGAGATGGACTGAAGGGACATAAGGGACAGAAAGGGGAGCCTG CACTGCCCACCTCTGGCACAGCACAATATGGCCAAAAAGGAGATCCTGGTCAACGTGGGCCAGAAGGAATGCCAGGTCCCAAGGGCTTCAATGGTCGGCTGGGAGAGCCAGGACCTCCAGGACCCAGTGGCCCAAACGGGGACAAAGGAAGCCAGGGTGGCTTTGCAAGTCCCCATGTGTCGGCCTTTTCTGTGACCCGTACCTTGCCAGATGTGCCCAAGCCAGGAAGCCCAATCATCTTCAATAATGCAATTACCAACAGTGGTGGCCACTTTGACACTAAAACCGGGGTCTTCACTTGCAAAATTCCGGGCATCTATTACTTTGTGTACCACGCCCAGTCCGATGGTAACCTGTGTATGTCACTGAAAAGCAAGTCCTCTACCAACCATGTGCAGGAGGTCGAATTCTGCGACTATAATACTCGAAATTTGGCCCAGATCAACTCAGGGGGCACCGTCTTCAACCTGAAGAAGAACGATCAGGTCTGGCTAGAGGCCGTTAACAACGCACCCCGGCTGGCCACCTTACCGGACTCTTCCAGCATTTTCAATGGATTTCTGCTGTTTCCAATAACAGTGTGA